One segment of Bacteroides caecimuris DNA contains the following:
- a CDS encoding metallophosphoesterase, translating into MKKTIYPFMLLALLLLVSCKSKKNVVSTLPRPVLNMDSVSAHITDTTGSIARIFTPDHSQLKDLNISKSKKHNPQKQEPATDNKYSDRVLRGTKITSSTVKLSSTYAGIDRVVNYDFTHRDVPEAFEGFRIAFISDLHYKSLFKEQGLNSLVNLLIAQKADVLLMGGDYQEGCEYVEPLFSALARVKTPMGTYGVMGNNDYERCHDKIVNTMKHYGMRPLEHEVDTLRKDGQQIIIAGVRNPFDLGRNGVSPTLALSPKDFVILLVHTPDYIEDVSVANTDLALAGHTHGGQVRVFGVAPALNSHYGNRFITGLAYNTAKIPLIITNGIGTSKLPIRVGAPAEIIVITLHRLTE; encoded by the coding sequence ATGAAGAAAACGATATACCCTTTTATGCTGTTGGCGTTACTTTTGTTGGTTTCTTGTAAATCGAAAAAGAATGTCGTATCCACCTTGCCGCGCCCTGTCTTGAACATGGACTCTGTCTCTGCACATATAACGGATACAACCGGATCCATTGCCAGGATATTCACCCCTGACCATTCGCAACTCAAAGACCTGAATATCTCGAAAAGCAAGAAACATAACCCCCAAAAACAAGAACCAGCTACCGACAACAAATACTCTGACCGGGTGCTTCGTGGCACAAAGATAACCTCTTCGACAGTCAAACTCTCTTCTACCTATGCGGGTATAGACCGTGTAGTGAACTACGACTTTACCCACCGTGACGTCCCCGAAGCATTCGAAGGTTTCCGTATCGCTTTTATTTCCGACTTGCACTATAAGAGTCTATTCAAAGAACAAGGCTTGAACAGCCTTGTCAATCTCTTGATTGCCCAAAAAGCAGATGTTCTTTTGATGGGTGGCGATTATCAGGAAGGTTGCGAATATGTAGAACCTTTGTTTTCCGCACTTGCACGGGTAAAGACACCAATGGGAACCTACGGAGTGATGGGCAATAATGATTACGAACGTTGTCACGACAAAATTGTGAACACAATGAAACATTACGGAATGCGTCCGTTAGAACACGAAGTGGACACGCTGCGTAAAGACGGCCAGCAGATTATTATTGCCGGAGTGCGCAATCCTTTCGATCTGGGGCGCAACGGAGTATCACCCACTTTGGCACTCTCTCCCAAGGATTTTGTCATCTTGCTGGTTCATACGCCGGATTACATAGAAGACGTTTCAGTAGCCAATACAGACCTTGCTCTCGCAGGGCATACACACGGCGGACAAGTCCGTGTATTCGGAGTCGCCCCGGCACTGAACTCACACTACGGCAATCGTTTTATCACCGGACTGGCATATAATACAGCAAAAATCCCTTTGATTATAACAAACGGAATAGGAACTTCAAAGTTACCGATCCGTGTCGGTGCTCCGGCAGAAATCATCGTCATTACCCTTCATCGGCTGACGGAGTAA
- the nadD gene encoding nicotinate (nicotinamide) nucleotide adenylyltransferase has protein sequence MNQAKTRKTGIFSGSFNPIHIGHLALANYLCEYEGLDEIWFMVSPQNPLKTKAELWSDELRLQLVELSISDYPRFRASDFEFHLPRPSYSVYTLEKLRETYPDREFYFIIGSDNWERFGRWYQSERIIKENQLLIYPRPGFPVKEEELPETVRLVHSPVFEISSTFIREALSAGKDIRYFLHPRVWEAIKKDNIRL, from the coding sequence ATGAACCAAGCTAAAACAAGAAAAACCGGAATCTTCAGCGGGTCATTCAATCCGATTCATATCGGGCATCTCGCTTTAGCCAATTACCTTTGTGAGTATGAAGGGTTGGATGAAATTTGGTTTATGGTAAGTCCGCAGAATCCTTTGAAGACGAAGGCGGAGTTATGGAGTGACGAACTTCGTCTTCAATTAGTGGAGTTGTCCATCAGTGATTATCCTCGTTTTCGAGCTTCAGACTTTGAATTTCATTTGCCCCGTCCTTCGTATAGCGTATATACACTGGAAAAACTTCGTGAAACGTATCCCGACCGGGAGTTTTATTTCATTATCGGTTCCGATAATTGGGAACGTTTTGGACGCTGGTATCAGTCCGAACGCATCATTAAAGAGAATCAACTTCTCATTTATCCTCGTCCCGGCTTTCCGGTAAAAGAAGAGGAATTGCCGGAAACCGTGCGTCTCGTTCATTCTCCTGTTTTTGAAATCAGTTCCACTTTTATTCGGGAAGCCTTGAGTGCAGGGAAAGATATTCGTTACTTTCTACATCCAAGAGTTTGGGAGGCTATCAAGAAAGATAATATACGCCTTTGA
- the gmk gene encoding guanylate kinase — protein sequence MTGKLIIFSAPSGSGKSTIINYLLTQNLNLAFSISATSRLPRGTEQHGVEYFFLTPEEFRCRIENNEFLEYEEVYKDRYYGTLKAQVEKQLEAGQNVVFDVDVVGGCNIKKFYGDRALSVFIQPPSVEELRYRLEGRGTDAPEVIESRIAKAEYELGFAPQFDCVIVNDDLEVAKAEALKVIKGFLAEE from the coding sequence ATGACCGGTAAACTAATTATTTTCTCTGCCCCGTCAGGTTCGGGCAAATCTACTATTATCAATTATTTGCTGACGCAGAATTTGAATCTTGCATTTTCTATTTCTGCTACCAGCCGTCTTCCGCGTGGGACGGAGCAGCACGGAGTGGAATATTTCTTTCTTACGCCGGAGGAATTCCGTTGTCGCATTGAGAACAACGAATTTTTGGAGTATGAGGAAGTATATAAGGACCGTTATTACGGAACGTTGAAGGCACAAGTGGAAAAGCAACTGGAAGCAGGTCAGAATGTTGTGTTTGACGTTGATGTGGTAGGTGGATGTAATATCAAGAAGTTTTATGGTGATCGTGCGCTGTCAGTGTTCATTCAACCGCCTTCGGTGGAAGAATTACGTTACCGGTTGGAAGGACGCGGAACGGATGCTCCGGAAGTCATTGAAAGCCGTATTGCCAAGGCGGAATACGAATTGGGGTTTGCTCCGCAATTCGATTGTGTGATTGTCAATGACGATTTGGAAGTTGCGAAGGCAGAAGCGTTGAAAGTAATCAAAGGGTTTTTAGCCGAAGAATAA
- a CDS encoding YicC/YloC family endoribonuclease: protein MIQSMTGYGKATAELPDKKINVEIKSLNSKAMDLSTRIAPVYREKEIEIRNEISKVLERGKVDFSLWIEKKEAAENATPINQVLVEGYYKQILAISQNLGIPVPADWFQTLLRMPDVMTKTEIQELTEEEWKMVHATVLDAISHLVDFRKQEGAALEKKFREKIANITSLLEKIAPYEKERVEKVKERITDALEKTLSVDYDKNRLEQELIYYIEKLDVNEEKQRLSNHLKYFISTMESGNGQGKKLGFIAQEMGREINTLGSKSNHAEMQKIVVQMKDELEQIKEQVLNVM, encoded by the coding sequence ATGATACAGTCTATGACAGGATACGGCAAAGCTACGGCCGAACTTCCTGATAAAAAAATAAATGTAGAAATCAAGTCGCTCAACAGCAAGGCAATGGATTTATCCACTCGTATCGCTCCGGTGTATCGTGAAAAAGAGATTGAAATCCGTAATGAGATTTCTAAAGTGCTGGAACGTGGAAAGGTCGATTTCAGCCTGTGGATCGAGAAGAAAGAGGCGGCAGAAAATGCGACTCCTATCAATCAAGTATTGGTGGAAGGTTACTACAAACAGATTTTGGCAATCTCGCAGAATCTTGGTATTCCTGTTCCTGCCGACTGGTTTCAGACATTGCTCCGTATGCCGGATGTGATGACTAAAACGGAAATTCAGGAACTGACCGAAGAGGAATGGAAAATGGTGCATGCCACGGTGCTCGATGCTATCAGTCATCTGGTAGATTTCCGCAAACAGGAAGGTGCTGCACTGGAAAAGAAGTTCCGCGAGAAGATCGCCAATATCACAAGCCTGCTCGAAAAGATCGCTCCTTACGAAAAAGAACGTGTGGAAAAAGTGAAAGAACGCATCACGGATGCTCTCGAAAAGACATTAAGTGTGGATTACGACAAGAACCGCTTGGAGCAAGAATTGATCTACTACATTGAGAAATTGGATGTCAATGAAGAAAAACAACGCCTTAGCAACCATCTGAAATATTTCATCAGCACAATGGAAAGCGGTAACGGACAAGGTAAGAAACTTGGTTTTATTGCCCAGGAAATGGGTCGGGAAATCAATACGTTAGGTAGCAAGTCTAATCATGCCGAAATGCAGAAAATCGTTGTTCAGATGAAAGATGAGCTGGAGCAGATTAAGGAGCAGGTGTTGAACGTGATGTAA